The following proteins are co-located in the Solanum pennellii chromosome 1, SPENNV200 genome:
- the LOC107030782 gene encoding VQ motif-containing protein 25-like — MDRKMKQITTSATTSPSCCKNNYKMNRDSHSISKLKPKIRIIHIIAPEIIKTDVENFRDLVQRLTGKNATREVKGKKGKKERKKIESQQKQQQQQRQQEEDQQQHMMMMNMLHQDNSTSNNYRMKEEESSSHEEGIYGSTIENSSNGFLSGFGSMEGFIQDLGHDQYPLFPNFKPTQINMFGEMPLC; from the coding sequence ATGGATCGAAAGATGAAGCAAATAACCACAAGTGCGACCACTAGCCCAAGTTGTTGTAAGAACAATTATAAGATGAATAGAGATTCACATTCAATATCCAAATTGAAGCCAAAAATACGAATAATTCATATAATAGCACCAGAGATTATCAAAACAGACGTAGAGAATTTTCGTGATCTTGTACAAAGGCTAACGGGGAAGAATGCTACACGTGAAGTCAAagggaaaaagggaaaaaaagagaggaagaaGATAGAgtcacaacaaaaacaacaacaacaacaacgacaacaagaagaagatcaacaacaacatatgatgatgatgaacaTGTTGCATCAAGATAATAGTACTAGTAATAATTATAGGATGAAAGAGGAAGAAAGTAGTAGTCATGAAGAAGGTATATATGGAAGTACTATTGagaattcatcaaatggatttTTAAGTGGTTTTGGATCAATGGAAGGATTTATTCAAGACTTAGGTCATGATCAATATCCTCTATTTCCTAATTTCAAGCCTACTCAAATTAATATGTTTGGTGAGATGCCCCTTTgctaa